In the Syntrophorhabdaceae bacterium genome, GAACACGAATCTTAAGTCGCGTTTGTGCAAGAACCATGAGGCGCTATCATCCTCTTCATACCGGCTGGGCACGAAGGTGAGCCGATAACCGCGATTTCCGAAGACCTTTGCGGCCATGATGCTAATCCTTCTCATGTGATAGGGAGAGCTCACGAAGATCGCCGAGGTGAAGCAGGCCTTTTTTGGTATCTCAAATCGTCCGGTGTCGAATCTTATTCTGGCTCAAACAGAACCAGGGAAGGGATGCGGCGCAAATCGCCAAACACACCTCAGAAGTAAAATGGCATGGCCTGAGATTGGGGGTAAATTCAGTAGACCTCGTCGTGACTACCCAAATCGACGAGGAGTACCTCATTTTCACTTAAGAACGAGAATACGACCCTAACGTCGTAATCCACGCTGAAGGCCCACAGGCCTCGGAGCTTGCCTGTCAATTTGTCCTTAACTGTTTATTGAACGGATCTTCTGAGAACAACTTCATAGATTTAGCAAATTTTGTTTTGAGTGCATTATCATTCTGCAGTTTTTTCCGGTATGATTTCTTGAAACCGCTGTCCCAGACAACGTTAATCATTTTCGAGGTCCCTTAATAAATCCCCGACAGACCCCCGCATTACTGTGCCTTTCTTGAGGTTCGACGTTGCTTTCTTCACTCTGACGACGATCCCGTCTCTTCTCGCTTCAATAAGTTGTTTTCGTATCAGCTCGGCGGCATACTCTTTGTCCTCGAAGGCAGATCATTAAAGTCCTCAACCAATCTATTCAAAGATGTGTTCTTCGTTGTCCGATAACCTCCTCTCGGTCCTTTTCTACTAATTATAGTTTAACACAAAACAGACGGCGCTGGTGACAGAAAGGCTCCGATGAGACTTTCTGGTATTTTAACTCTGCCGGCGTCCTGATCACGTGAAATATCGGTATAACATGAACCAACCAATCTTCGAATATTCGCTGAAGACGAATTTCAAATCGCGTTTGTGCAAGAACCATGAGGCGCTATCATCCTCTTCATACCGGCTGGGCACAAAAGTGAGCCGATACCGATGATTTCCGAAGACCTTCGCGGCCATAATGCTAATCCTTCTCATGTGATAGGGCGAGCTCACGAAGATTGCCGAGGTGAGCCCCGCTTTGTCCATGGCTTTCTTTGCTTCCAGTATTTCAATGTGTGTATCTTCGTAGTATTTGGGATAGCTTAAACGGTTCGCGATTCTGCCTTTGACGGTCGCGAGTTCGGGTCGCAGGTTCGTCTGGCCCCATTCCTCCGAAAAGAGTCCGGCCTCGGAGACCTTGCCGTAGGCCGGGATAATGAGACGACGGGAGTACCCGTCAGCAATGAGCTTGAAGGCTTCTTGTTTTCTGAGTGCGAATCTTGAACCGAGAAACAGGACGATCACGTCGGACTGGCCGGGTTTGTCCGATCGGAGAAGATAATAGGGCGCACAGGCCATGAAACCGACAACGGCGCACAAGATGATGAGTATGGTATATCGTTTCATGAATGTGTGGAGAAGTGCATTGGTGAGTATGCTATAGAACGAAACGCCTCAATTCGACTTTGTCATTGGCGAAGTTTACCAGAAGACCAGCGGTGTAGCCGGTGGCTTTGAGAATGTTGATGAGCTGTGTTTCGTGAGCCTTCTGAATTTCGTCGACCATCTTCAGTTCGATGATGATCGTCTCTTCTACTATGATATGTGCGTAATACTCGCCCACAGGGAAGCCCTTATAGTAGGCTTTGATGGGAACGTGGTTACGAGCCCTGAGTCCCTGTTTTCTTAGTTCTATCATGAGCGCGTTTTCGTAGACGGTCTCAAGAAAACCGCAGCCAAGCTCCCTGCTAACCTCCATGACGGCCCGATGGATTTTGCCCAGAAGACCGCCAATATCGACGGGTTCTTTATCGGCCTCAGGAGAGTTCTTCAACCCCGAATTGATTTCGGCCAGTATTTCGTCGTCCGCATCGAGAAATCTATTATTCATTTTGCCTTCAAATTGATAGGATGACTTGTATATTATCCGATAAGTCTCAAGCGGTCAAGTTTCTCGCAGCCCGGATCCATAGTTCTCGTGGCAGATAGTTCCAGGCCATCTGCCACGCTCTTGCTTACTTCGGTTAGTCTCAGTGCGCCTTGCGATACCATGCGATGGTCTTCTCGAGCCCCTGGCGAAAACCTGTCCTCGCCTTAAAGCCGAACTCTTTTTCTGCCCTCGTAGTATCGAGTCGCCTGCGCGGCTGGCCGTCCGGCTTCGTGGCATTGAATGTAACCTTGCCTTGAAATTCCATCAGTTCGCCAACCAGTTTCACGAGTTCTTTGATCGATATCTCAAAGCCCGCTCCGATATTGACCGGGTCACTCTTGTCGTATTTTTCGAAAGCCAGCGTGATGGCACGGGCCGCGTCTTCCACATAAAAGAACTCTCTCGTGGCCTTGCCGGTTCCCCAGATCTCAACGGTCACGCCGCCACCTTCCGCGCTTTGGCTTGGCCGCCCCCTGAGAGAAGACAGGCGCACACCGAAAGATGCAAGATGGGTACTGATCCACTCGGCATCCACAGCCGCTGTGCTCTTTGCCCGCCCTCTGCGGCTCCCCGTTTCCGGCCCATTGCCGAAAAGCGCCAGGTCCCGGAGAATGCCTTGATAATCTTGACGCGAGAGCAAGTCGGCGAGATAGAATTTTCTGATCAATGCGGGGACCACATGAGATGACTCGAAATTGAAATTGTCTCCCGGACCGTAAAGGTTTACGGGCAAAAGGAAGATGGAATTGAACCCGTATTGCTGCCGGTAAGCCTGGGATTGGACAAGCATCATCTTCTTTGCGAGACCGTACGGGGCGTTTGTCTCTTCGGGGTATCCATCCCATATCTCGTCTTCGCGGAAGGGTACCTTTGCGAATTTGGGATAGGCGCATATGGTGCCCAATGCCACGAACTTGTCGATGCCTCTTACGTATCCCTCGTGCAAGAGCTGAACGCCCATCATGGTATTTTCGTAGAAGAGTGATGCCGGGTTTTCACGGTTGAAACCGATACCGCCGACCTTGGCCGCCAGATGGATGACCGCATCAGGTTTTGTCTCACGGTACATTCTTTTTACGTCCGCCGACCGCACGAGGTTGTATTCCGGCAAGTCGGCCACGGCAATGTGTCGATATCCCTTTCTTTTTAGCTCGCTCACAAGGTGCTTGCCGAGAAAGCCTTTTCCGCCGGTGATGGTGATGTGTTTATCAAGAAAGTTCATAGTTCCTCTGGTTTATTTGGTTTGTATTGTTTATGGGGTTTGTCAGGTTTGTTTGGTTTGTTTCGTGCGCAGGTAGGTTATAAGGCCTGAAATTATGCGCGAAGTTTTGTCGGCCTGATCGTAAATAGCCTGAAACAGTTCTTGCGAGACGTATTTCTGGTCCCGTGCAACATAGAGATGGGACTGGAGTTCTGCTGCGGACGAGACTGAGATAAATAAGAATTGTATGAATTCTTTATTCGATCTGCGGACAAACCCTTCCGCAATGTTTCTCATGGTCGATACGGCCGCGCCGATGGTTTGCTCTCTTAGGCGATGATCGTTCTGGAATGGTTTGCTGTTCTTGATGGCACCATAAACCATATTTACGAGTGCTCTCGCTTCCTGCCAGCAATCGAGCTCCTCGAACCGGTTGATTTTCACTACTTTGTTCTTTCAATGGAGCTAACCAGACAAATCCGACAAACCATATGAACCGACTCTATTTTCTTTTAACAAAATAAACCCGACAAACTATACAAACCTGATGAACCTATTTATTTTCCTTCCCGCACCTTCTCGTAAAATGAGTACGCATGGTCGGTATAGCAGAAGCCCTTGGCCAGGCAAGCCTCAATCCCTTCGTTCGGCGGTTCGATGCCCACCATCTTGAGGTCGTAGTCCACCATGACCTTAACGAGCTCGGAGAAGGTTACGCGCGGCTGCCAGCCGAGTTCCTTTTTTGCCTTTGTGATGTCCGCCTGGAGGAAGTCGACTTCCGTCGGGCGGAAATACCGCGGATCGATCTCTATAAGCACGTCCCCGGTTTTCGGGGCATGTGCCTTCGACGCATTCTTTCCGTCGAAGCGGGAGGCGTTCACAGACCGGATGATCCCCTTTGTGTCCTTACCCTCGCCGCGCCATTCAAGCTCCACACCGGCGTAACCAAATGCCGTCTCGATCAGTTCGCGCACCGAGTGGCTCTCCCCGGTACCAACGGCATAGTCGCCGGGCCTTTCCTGCTGAAGCATAAGCCACATCATCTCCACGAACTCCGGGGCAAACCCCCAGTCTCTTTTCGCATCGAGGTTACCAATGTAGAGTTTCTTCTGGTTCCCTGTGAGGATATTGGCGAGCGCCCGGGTGATCTTGCGGGTCACAAAGGTTTCGCCTCGTCTCGGCGACTCGTGGTTGAAGAGAATGCCGTTGCAGGCGAACATGTTGTAGCCTTCCCGGTAATTGACCGTCATCCAGTATGCGTAAATTTTAGCGGCCGCGTAAGGGCTTCTCGGATAGAAGGGGGTCACTTCGCTCTGCGGAGGCGCGGACGCGCCGAATAGCTCCGAAGACGAGGCCTGGTAGTACTTTGTCTTGATGCCGCTTCGCCTGATCGCTTCGAGAAGCCTGGTAGCCCCGAGACCCGTGATGTCACCGGTATACTCCGGCGCGTCGAAACTCACCCGAACGTGGCTCTGGGCGCCGAGATGATAGATCTCTTCGGGTTTGATATTGTAGATGAGCTCGGTCAACTGTCCCGCGTCGGATAAGTCCCCGTAATGGAGAAAGAGCCGGGCGCCAGGGCTGTGCGGGTCGCTGTAGATATGATCAATCCGTCCTGTATTGAATGTGCTAGCCCGACGGATAAGACCATGCACCTCATAATCCTTGGACAGGAGAAGCTCGGCGAGATACGAGCCGTCCTGACCGGTGATGCCGGTGATCAATGCCTTTTTCATGTGGGCTCCTTAAACGTGTATCATGAAATTCGGGTCGCCGAACGGCGTTGTTTTACTGTTTCTTCTCCCATTCCCAGGCAGTCTTTACGATGAATTCGAGGTCGTCGTGACGTGGCTGCCACCCCGTGGTCTTCTTAAGCTTTGAGCTGTCCGCGGTGAGCGCAGCGGGGTCGCCCGCGCGACGGGGCGCATCCACCGTAGTAAAATTGATGCCGGTAACCTTCTTCGCTATGTCCACGACTTGTCTCACCGAAAACCCGTGACCGTAGCCGCAGTTCATGACATCCGATTTCTTTGTCTTAATGAGATAGGTGAGCGCAAGGAGGTGGGCTTGTGCCAGGTCGTCTACGTGGATATAGTCACGGATACAGGTTCCGTCAGGCGTGGCATAATCGGTGCCATAGATGAAGAGCTTCTCGGATTCTCCCTTTGCGGTTTTGAGCGACCTTGTAATAAGATGTGTTGCTTCTTTGTAAGCCTGGCCTATGCGCGCCTCGGGATCGGCCCCTGCCACATTGAAATACCTTAGGGCGACGTAGGAGAAATCCTGTGACGCTGCAAGGTCCGCGAGCACGCGCTCAATCATCATTTTCGAGGCCCCATAGGGGTTGATCGGCGCAAGCGGCGCACCTTCATCGATGGGCATCTTCTCCGGCATGCCGTATGTGGCGGCGGTCGAAGAATAGATGAAGTGTTTGACCTTATTCTCTACCATGGCCTCGAGCAGGTTGATCGTATTGATCACGTTGTTGCGGTAATACAGGAGAGGCTTCCTCATAGACTCCTCTACCTGGATAGAGGCGGCAAAATGGATCACGGCGTCGGGCTCAAAAGATTTCAGCGTCTTGCTAATGAGCTCTCTGTCCTCTAAGTCTCCCTTGACGAGGTTTCCGAAGAGGATGGCCCAGTCGTGGCCCGTCGAAAGGTTATCGAAGACGAGTATATCGTGTCCTTTTTCGCCGAGCGCTTTTACGACATGACTTCCTATGTATCCGGCGCCGCCTGTTACAAAGATCTTCATAGTCAACTTCCTTCTCCTGATGTCATTACGTAACGTCAAATAACGTTAGGTTTTATCACGTACGGGGACGAATCACAATAAGCTACCGCCATTACGATGCGGCACAATGCGCACTACGTTTTGTAAGTTCTTCGTATACAAAATCCGGAACAGTCCGATTTCATTTATATATTAGCATAAAAACGGAGCATATGTGGACAATTTTATTTACGTTCTTGCCGTAAGTTTTTAACTTAATTCAATTAAATGTTAGTTAAGCCAAAATTAAGTTTCGATGAAATCAAGGGGTGGGTATTCACAGGTCTGCCGGCGGGCATAGATGGTGTTATTGAAAATATTGTAATATACTAGGATAATCCCTGCCCGGAAAAACTTTGCATTTTTGCAAAAAAGATCCATATTTACGCTATATTTAGCTTGCATTCTAATATTTCCATGTTATACTAAATATACACGGGTGGGAGAAGGTGTCTTGCCGCGGTTAAGAAGGATGATTATATAACATGGGAGGTGCTTGGTTATGAAAAAAGATGTTACTATATGTTTTCGTACCAGCGAGGATCTCCGGGGTTCTTTGGAAAAGATCGCCGATAGCGAGAGGAGATCGCTTTCATCCATCATTGAAACCGTTCTTTATAACCATCTCAAGGACAGGCACGTTCTAAAGGGCTTAAAAAACGAGCGGCGCGGCTATCCGAGAAAAGAGGTATCTTTACCCGCTTTTGTCTATCAACGTGAGTCAAAAGAATCAAGTTTACAGACCGGCATCATTATCGACCTCTCTTTGGGGGGAATGCGCATTTCGGTGCCGGAAGATTATGAGGCAAAAGATGCGGGTGAGTTCGACACCATATTCACCATACCGAACGAGAAAACGCCTATCAAGATGAAATGTGCCGTCAAGAGGGTTTTTGGTGGACCGGAAAATACCAAAGATCTGGCCGCTAATTTTGTGGATGGTGATTTTTCCGGTTACCAGAAGCTGCATAAATATCTTACGCAGTAACTCTTAGGGCTTCTTCAAATCTTCAAGCTTCTCAAGCTTCTTTTCTAGCGGGAAAATTCTATCTTCCTCACATACTGTTTGAGAGAGTTCATCTGTTCCTCGGTGAAGCCTTCCCAGGCGAACGGGAAAAGAGCATTATTCTGATACAGGGGCTCTTCCGCAATGGGGAATCGCGCAGAGCGATAATACTCATCAAACATGGGCGTATGAGGTATGGGGGTATATTCCGCGATATAAGGTTTTGCCCCTAAACCACAAACATAGTCCACGGCGTCACGCACCGCCTCCCATTTCTGAAAGGGAAGCCCGGCCAGTATGTACACAGGCATGTTGTCCCTTCCGAAACCCACTTCTTGAAGGGCCTTCAAAGCCCTTTCAAAGGTGCGTGAATCGACCTTGCCCCCTGTCTTTCTTTGTATGGCAGGATCGATGGACTCGAGGCCGATTCTCACCTCCCGAAAACCAGCCTGCGAAAAGAGGCGGGCCAGTTCGTCATCGATAAAGGCCGCATTCATTGCGTTGGGATTGTATATTTCAATGGAGAAGGGGAGCTCCGCGATCTTTTTCAAGAGCGGTTTGGCGTAGGCCTCCTTTTTATACAGGAAACTGTCATCATAGATCACAAATTTCGTCACCCCGTGGTTATCGTGCCAGAACGTGATCTCCTCCAGGACGGATGACGGCCCTCTCCGTATCATTTCCGGATGCATGTAGGGTGTCGCGCAGTAAGTGCAGGAGAAGACACATCCGAGGGAGGTGAGCAGGGGAACGAAGGGGATGTGGTGGTATAGGTCATAACAGGGAAACGGCAGCGCATCGAGGTTATCGATCGCCGGTTTGAAAGATAGGGGTAGGGAAAACCTCTCTTCGACAAAATCATAGAATATGGCCGTTTCGGTACTCTTCACGATGAGGTCTGCGGATTTAAGGTGGCTTAAAGCGATCTCATCGCACAGCGTGGGATAGATGCCGCCCATAACGACGGCGGCGTGCGGAAAGCATGCCTTAGCGATCTCGAGGGCTTCTTTGGCCCCGAGATACCAGTAGGTCATGATCGATGTAATGAGGATGAGATCGGGCTCATCAATTCCCGACAAGGCCGATTTTAGTTCGTCAGGCGACATACCGTAGCGCCTGAAATTCCTCTTTATGTCTCTCAACGGTTCGGGTTTGCGTACCTTTTCTTTGAAGAAGGGCGCCCTTCCATCCTGTTTGCGCTTCTTTTCATTGGTCTTCATGCAGTCAATGAGATGGATCTCGAAACCGTTCTTCCTGAGAATGCTCCCCATGTAGAGAAGTCCGAGAGGACTTGCCCAGAAACTGTAAGCAGCAAAATCATAGATATAGGGGTTGAGGAGCAGGGCGTTTAAGGTTCTCACGATGCAGCTCGGCGCGGTTTAGCCAGTGTCTTTCGAGCGAGCAGCTTTGCCATCACGAGACCGAAAATGAACCCTCCTATGTGGGCGTGCCAGGCGATGCCCTCCATGGCGGTCGAGTAAAGCACCTGCCCGAAGAACCAGATGCTGAGAAGTACGATCGCAGGAAGATCGGCGATGAAGATGAAGATCAGTGTTTTTATGCGCGCGTAAGGGTAGAGGACGAGATAAGCGCCGAGCACGCCGGATATGGCCCCGCTCGCGCCGATCATGGGGATCGTTGACCAGGGGTCATAGAAGAACTGAAACGCAGCGGCCACGAGTCCCGATAGAACGTAGAAGACAAGAAACCTCACATGCCCGAAGGCGTCTTCGATGTTATTCCCGAAGATCCAGAAATAGAGCATGTTGCCGGCGAGATGAAGAAAATTCCCATGAAGGCACATGGAGGTGAAGAGCGTGAGCACGTTGTAGGGAAGAAGGTCCCATCGTGTGGTCAGGGATGTCATGAACTCGTGAGGCACAAAACCATAGTATTTGTAAATCAATTCGGCTGCGCGGGGCTCGAGTCCGAGCCACTGCCACAGAAAAATTAACATATTTACAAAGATAAGACTCATTGTTATAATTGGAATGGTGCGCGTGGGGATATTATCTTTCAGCGGAATCATAAAGTTAATTTCATATCATGCGATACAATACATGTCAAAAGATTGAACGCGGGGTAGTTTATGCCTGAATTAAGAAAAGATCCCATCATCGACAGATGGGTTATTATTTCAACGGAACGAGGCAAAAGGCCGGTCTTTATTGCGGACGAGGCGCCTCCGGTAAAGGGCGCGGTCTGTCCTCTATGTCCCGGCAACGAATATATGACGCCCTCTGAAGTATATGCGAAAAGGGTCGCAGGCTCACCGCCAAATTCTCCCAACTGGACATTACGGGTCGTGCCGAACAAGTTTCCCGCCTTAAGGATCGAGGGTGGTCTTGATAAAGAGGGCATAGGGCTCTACGATAAGATGAACGGTGTGGGCGCCCATGAGGTGATCGTGGAGACGCCAAACCACGGCGAGACCTTGTCGGATATGCCTGTCGAACGAATCCAGGACCTGTTCGTAGCTTACAAAGAGAGGATCGTAGACCTGTCGCGGGATAAAAGATTCAAATACATCATGGTCTTCAAGAACCACGGCGCCATAGCCGGCGCGTCTCTCGACCATTCTCACTCACAGCTCATCGCACTGCCCATCGTTCCGAAAAGGGTCGTTGAGGAACTAAGCGGCGGGTTGGAATACTACAAATTCAAGGACAGGTGTATCTTTTGCGATATGATCACCCAGGAGAAAGAGGACAATGTGCGTGTAGTCGCTGAAAATGATCAGTGTATCGCGATCTCGGCATATGCCTCCCGTTTTCCCTTCGAGACATGGATACTGCCGAAAAAACACGAGTCGATCTTCGCCGAGCACCAGGGCGCCGATAACTTTTATTCCCTGGCGAGCATGATGTCCGAAATCTTAAAGAAATATGTGACGGTACTGAACGCGCCGCCCTATAATTATATCATCCATACCGCTCCGCTTGTAGGCGGAGACACGCCTCACTTCCACTGGCATATCGAATTGATACCACGACTGACAAAGATGGCCGGATTCGAATGGGGAACAGGTTTTTATATTAATCCCACGCCTCCTGAAGAGGCAGCTGCCTATCTAAAAGAAGCGCCCGTATAGGGGGTACCATGAAAATACTGATTGCTTCTCCCGAGATTTATCCTTTCGTGAAAACGGGGGGTCTGGCCGATGTCACCGGGGCCCTTCCCAAAGCCCTGAAAAAGCTCGGCATCGAAGTCCGGGTGATCCTCCCCAAGCACAAAGGAATAGAAGAACAAGGCTTTCCCATGCGATACAAGAACTACCAGATCTCGTGCCAGGTGTCGCAGTCCTCTGTGGACGCCGAGATAGTGGAGACCGAGTACGATGGAATCACGGCCTATCTCGTGGAAAAGGATGAATACTATTATCGGGATTATCTTTACAGCACCCCTGACGGTGATTACCTCGACAACGCGGAACGGTTCATCTTCTTTTCCAAGAGCGTCATAGAGGCCATGAAGGTTACCGGGTTTGTTCCCGATGTGCTTCACTGCAATGATTGGGAAACGTCCCTTGCTCCCGTATTTCTCAAGACGCTCTGCAAGGACGACCCGCTTTTCTCCAACACGCCGACGCTTCTCACCATCCACAACCTGGGTTACCAGGGGATCTTCTGGCACTATGATATGCACCTTCTCAATGTAGGATGGGAATACTTCACCCCGAATTACCTCGAATTTTTCGGACATATCAACTTTCTGAAGGGTGGCATCGTGTTCTCCGATATTCTGAACACGGTGAGCAAGCAGTATAGCCAGGAAATCCAGACTCC is a window encoding:
- a CDS encoding ElyC/SanA/YdcF family protein, which gives rise to MKRYTILIILCAVVGFMACAPYYLLRSDKPGQSDVIVLFLGSRFALRKQEAFKLIADGYSRRLIIPAYGKVSEAGLFSEEWGQTNLRPELATVKGRIANRLSYPKYYEDTHIEILEAKKAMDKAGLTSAIFVSSPYHMRRISIMAAKVFGNHRYRLTFVPSRYEEDDSASWFLHKRDLKFVFSEYSKIGWFMLYRYFT
- a CDS encoding GxxExxY protein, which translates into the protein MNNRFLDADDEILAEINSGLKNSPEADKEPVDIGGLLGKIHRAVMEVSRELGCGFLETVYENALMIELRKQGLRARNHVPIKAYYKGFPVGEYYAHIIVEETIIIELKMVDEIQKAHETQLINILKATGYTAGLLVNFANDKVELRRFVL
- a CDS encoding GDP-L-fucose synthase, which gives rise to MNFLDKHITITGGKGFLGKHLVSELKRKGYRHIAVADLPEYNLVRSADVKRMYRETKPDAVIHLAAKVGGIGFNRENPASLFYENTMMGVQLLHEGYVRGIDKFVALGTICAYPKFAKVPFREDEIWDGYPEETNAPYGLAKKMMLVQSQAYRQQYGFNSIFLLPVNLYGPGDNFNFESSHVVPALIRKFYLADLLSRQDYQGILRDLALFGNGPETGSRRGRAKSTAAVDAEWISTHLASFGVRLSSLRGRPSQSAEGGGVTVEIWGTGKATREFFYVEDAARAITLAFEKYDKSDPVNIGAGFEISIKELVKLVGELMEFQGKVTFNATKPDGQPRRRLDTTRAEKEFGFKARTGFRQGLEKTIAWYRKAH
- a CDS encoding four helix bundle protein, encoding MKINRFEELDCWQEARALVNMVYGAIKNSKPFQNDHRLREQTIGAAVSTMRNIAEGFVRRSNKEFIQFLFISVSSAAELQSHLYVARDQKYVSQELFQAIYDQADKTSRIISGLITYLRTKQTKQT
- the gmd gene encoding GDP-mannose 4,6-dehydratase: MKKALITGITGQDGSYLAELLLSKDYEVHGLIRRASTFNTGRIDHIYSDPHSPGARLFLHYGDLSDAGQLTELIYNIKPEEIYHLGAQSHVRVSFDAPEYTGDITGLGATRLLEAIRRSGIKTKYYQASSSELFGASAPPQSEVTPFYPRSPYAAAKIYAYWMTVNYREGYNMFACNGILFNHESPRRGETFVTRKITRALANILTGNQKKLYIGNLDAKRDWGFAPEFVEMMWLMLQQERPGDYAVGTGESHSVRELIETAFGYAGVELEWRGEGKDTKGIIRSVNASRFDGKNASKAHAPKTGDVLIEIDPRYFRPTEVDFLQADITKAKKELGWQPRVTFSELVKVMVDYDLKMVGIEPPNEGIEACLAKGFCYTDHAYSFYEKVREGK
- the galE gene encoding UDP-glucose 4-epimerase GalE, translating into MKIFVTGGAGYIGSHVVKALGEKGHDILVFDNLSTGHDWAILFGNLVKGDLEDRELISKTLKSFEPDAVIHFAASIQVEESMRKPLLYYRNNVINTINLLEAMVENKVKHFIYSSTAATYGMPEKMPIDEGAPLAPINPYGASKMMIERVLADLAASQDFSYVALRYFNVAGADPEARIGQAYKEATHLITRSLKTAKGESEKLFIYGTDYATPDGTCIRDYIHVDDLAQAHLLALTYLIKTKKSDVMNCGYGHGFSVRQVVDIAKKVTGINFTTVDAPRRAGDPAALTADSSKLKKTTGWQPRHDDLEFIVKTAWEWEKKQ
- a CDS encoding PilZ domain-containing protein, with translation MKKDVTICFRTSEDLRGSLEKIADSERRSLSSIIETVLYNHLKDRHVLKGLKNERRGYPRKEVSLPAFVYQRESKESSLQTGIIIDLSLGGMRISVPEDYEAKDAGEFDTIFTIPNEKTPIKMKCAVKRVFGGPENTKDLAANFVDGDFSGYQKLHKYLTQ
- a CDS encoding radical SAM protein: MRTLNALLLNPYIYDFAAYSFWASPLGLLYMGSILRKNGFEIHLIDCMKTNEKKRKQDGRAPFFKEKVRKPEPLRDIKRNFRRYGMSPDELKSALSGIDEPDLILITSIMTYWYLGAKEALEIAKACFPHAAVVMGGIYPTLCDEIALSHLKSADLIVKSTETAIFYDFVEERFSLPLSFKPAIDNLDALPFPCYDLYHHIPFVPLLTSLGCVFSCTYCATPYMHPEMIRRGPSSVLEEITFWHDNHGVTKFVIYDDSFLYKKEAYAKPLLKKIAELPFSIEIYNPNAMNAAFIDDELARLFSQAGFREVRIGLESIDPAIQRKTGGKVDSRTFERALKALQEVGFGRDNMPVYILAGLPFQKWEAVRDAVDYVCGLGAKPYIAEYTPIPHTPMFDEYYRSARFPIAEEPLYQNNALFPFAWEGFTEEQMNSLKQYVRKIEFSR
- a CDS encoding rhomboid family intramembrane serine protease; the protein is MIPLKDNIPTRTIPIITMSLIFVNMLIFLWQWLGLEPRAAELIYKYYGFVPHEFMTSLTTRWDLLPYNVLTLFTSMCLHGNFLHLAGNMLYFWIFGNNIEDAFGHVRFLVFYVLSGLVAAAFQFFYDPWSTIPMIGASGAISGVLGAYLVLYPYARIKTLIFIFIADLPAIVLLSIWFFGQVLYSTAMEGIAWHAHIGGFIFGLVMAKLLARKTLAKPRRAAS
- the galT gene encoding galactose-1-phosphate uridylyltransferase, with the protein product MPELRKDPIIDRWVIISTERGKRPVFIADEAPPVKGAVCPLCPGNEYMTPSEVYAKRVAGSPPNSPNWTLRVVPNKFPALRIEGGLDKEGIGLYDKMNGVGAHEVIVETPNHGETLSDMPVERIQDLFVAYKERIVDLSRDKRFKYIMVFKNHGAIAGASLDHSHSQLIALPIVPKRVVEELSGGLEYYKFKDRCIFCDMITQEKEDNVRVVAENDQCIAISAYASRFPFETWILPKKHESIFAEHQGADNFYSLASMMSEILKKYVTVLNAPPYNYIIHTAPLVGGDTPHFHWHIELIPRLTKMAGFEWGTGFYINPTPPEEAAAYLKEAPV